TTTGAAATAGTTTATTTGTTATCGTAATCTAAAAATTTcgagttattaatttttatgatctTAGACAAAGTCTaacttaattgaatttaattatcaaaataatttgaTCGCGTGGTATCATCGTTTTAATTTTCAGTAAACCACtataaatatctttaaaaattaattaaaaaatataaaaatgaaaatgataagAATATTGAAAGAAATTAATAAACGTAACAAAAATTCTATTACTTAAAGCAtatataaatgaaattaaaatctgatCAAACCTACCATttgaaagaatttgaaaataaaaaaattttaaaagattaacaAAAACTTAagaaatcttatttttcaaGTAATAAAATTCATAATTGAAATCTAACTATATAAAGTCTTTCTCTCGCTCCAAAACTAGTGAACACATACACTTTTGCATTCAACATTCACTTTATCATCTTTGAATTTTAGTGGTACCACCtattttaatatctaaattCTTCTAACATGAAGAAGAGAACCAGTAAGAAGAGCGAGAATCTTATCCACAACCACCAAAAccaacaaatataattaaatccttACCTTTGAAGTTTGAACCATAACACAACACAATCAGAAACCATAATATCATCATGGCTACTGTGTTCTCAGTGTGTTCGGGTTCTTCTGCTTTTCTCTCTCCATGCACTTCGCACACCAGGTGTTTGTCTCTTTTACCCAAAGGATCACCACTTCTTCACCACATCAAGAAACCTTTTTCTGTGAAATCCCTTTCTTCTTTGGAAACTCAAGAAGTATCATCAGTATCAGTGTCACCAGCAGTTACCACCTTCTGGCAATGGCTTAAGGAAGAAGGTGTTATCTCTTCAAAGACACAAGTGAAACCTGGTGTGGTCCCTGAAGGCCTTGGACTTGTTGCAACCAAAGACATATCAAGAAACGAGGTTGTTCTTCAGGTTCCAAAGAGGTTTTGGATTAACCCAGATGCAGTTGCTGCTTCTGAGATTGGGAATGTGTGTAGTGGTCTCAAGCCATGGCTTTCTGTTGCtttgttcctcattagggaGAGGTCAAGGGATGATTCACTTTGGAAGCACTACTTCCCTGTTCTGCCAAAAGAAACTGATTCTACTATATACTGGTgggtttcttttgtttttgttttttgtttttaattcctAGTGATACAATGGTTGGTGAGAATTTGGTACATATGGACATTGGTTGATTGAGTTGTTAATTGGTTATTCCAGTGCAGGTCAGAGGAGGAGCTCTCAGAGATTCAAGGTTGGTGATCTTATTTTGACACACACATCATTTAAGGTTAACAATAGATAGATTCAAGTGCATAGAACTTATTGATATGTGTGTGTGCAATGTTATATTATATGCCTATGTGTAATGTTATTAGATAGGCTGTAATCAGGATTAGGCCTATTAGGAGTTAttcatgggttagttatttgtTAGGTCTATAAACTAATGAATTTCCCCCAATGTAAACAACAAGTGTTGAATAATGAATTTGTGTATATAAAATAATAGGTCTAACACAGACCTAATTGAAGTAATATGCATGTGTAGGTACTCAACTTCTGAACACAACATTGGGTGTGAAAGAGTATGTTCAGAATGAATTTATGAGACTGCAAGAAGAAATCATACTCCCTAACAAGAAGCTTTTTCCTTTTCCTATAACACTGGATGACTTCTTCTGGGCATTTGGAATTCTCAGATCAAGGGCATTTTCTCGACTTCGCAACGAAAATCTGGTTGTTATTCCATTAGCAGACTTGGTAAGGTCCATTTCCTCTCATGCATCCTGCAGTAGTATGCACCATTCACTTCTTCTACTGCAATAACTGTAGAACATAGAGGAGACTAACATAGACATATGAACTGCATGGTATTCCTATGAAGATATTACAATCTTGTgcagaaaaaaattgatattttccAAATTAAATTTCTGGATCAGATAAACCACAGTGCAAGAGTAACTACAGAAGATCATGCTTATGAAGTTAAAGGAGCTGCAGGCCTTTTCTCTTGGGATTACTTATTTTCCCTAAGAAGCCCCCTTTCTGTCAAGGCTGGGGAACAGGTGAAGGCTTTTACCTtctgtttctttttgttttttggtctAATTATACACATTATATTAAAATGATGAACATTAAATCCATCATAGGGGTTTCCACCAAGAGTTATCCAGCTCTGCATATCAAATTGCTGTGAACTATATGCATTAGTGCTAATTTTTTGGTGCCAATTCCAATTTCATCTCCATTCTTGATAATGTGAATTGCAATCATACTATAGTTACACATAACAATGGAAGAAACTCCTCACTGCAGATATATATCCAATATGATTTGAACAAAAGCAACGCCGAGTTGGCTCTGGACTATGGCTTCATCGAACCAAATTCTGACCGTAATGCATATACCTTGACACTTGGAATACCTGAGTCCGACCCTTTCTATGATGACAAACTAGACATTGCAGAGACCAATGGTTTTGGTGAGACAGCATACTTTGACATATTCTACAACCAACCACTTCCACCAGGGATGATTCCATACCTGAGACTTGTAGCTCTAGGAGGTACTGATGCTTTCCTACTGGAAGCGCTATTCAGAAACACTGTCTGGAGTCATCTAGAATTGCCAGTGAGCCGTGACAATGAGGAACTTTTATGCAGGGTGGTTAGAGAGGCCTGCAAATCTGCTCTTGCTGGTTATCATACAACCATTGAAGAGGTATATGATTTTATATTCTAGTTTATGAGATAAACTCATACACATTAAAGGGTTTCACTTTAGTTTATAGGTATTCATCAAAACAAAAATGAGGTTCAGTAAATATAAGCATATAAACAAATCTCTACTGAGCAGGTTCATTATTAGATAGTTACTCCATTATATCttaaattgttatatatatatatatatatacacatttttttttttaattttggagcTTTTGAGCTCCAGAAATAACTAAAACACAAGCATTTGAATGGCAGGATAACAAGTTAAAGGAAGCAAAATTAGATTCAAGACTTGCAATAGCAGTCGGAATAAGAGAAGGGGAGAAGAAAGTTCTGCAACAAATTGATGAGGTCTTCAAGGAGAAAGAATTGGAACTGGACCAGTTAGAGTATTACCAAGAAAGGAGGCTCAAGGACCTTGGCCTGTGCGGCGAAAGTGGTGATATACTAGGGGACCTTGAGAAGTTCATGTAATCTTGCAGGAAGCACCCCCTTAGGGACACTACTATACATTTCCAGAGGACAATGAAACAGAACATTTGGTAGATGGAATCTTTCAAGACAAGTCCATGCCATGCACTCAATCAATCTTTAAAGGgtcttaatcaatttttttactaGGTTTATTACATTTTACAACCCATTACTTGAATGCTGCTTGCAAAGAGGATAATGTAATGCTTGAATTACACTTCTATACCGGTTATAAATATAGTCAAGATGGTAATGAGAATGAACTTTAC
The genomic region above belongs to Arachis duranensis cultivar V14167 chromosome 3, aradu.V14167.gnm2.J7QH, whole genome shotgun sequence and contains:
- the LOC107481199 gene encoding ribulose-1,5 bisphosphate carboxylase/oxygenase large subunit N-methyltransferase, chloroplastic; the protein is MATVFSVCSGSSAFLSPCTSHTRCLSLLPKGSPLLHHIKKPFSVKSLSSLETQEVSSVSVSPAVTTFWQWLKEEGVISSKTQVKPGVVPEGLGLVATKDISRNEVVLQVPKRFWINPDAVAASEIGNVCSGLKPWLSVALFLIRERSRDDSLWKHYFPVLPKETDSTIYWSEEELSEIQGTQLLNTTLGVKEYVQNEFMRLQEEIILPNKKLFPFPITLDDFFWAFGILRSRAFSRLRNENLVVIPLADLINHSARVTTEDHAYEVKGAAGLFSWDYLFSLRSPLSVKAGEQIYIQYDLNKSNAELALDYGFIEPNSDRNAYTLTLGIPESDPFYDDKLDIAETNGFGETAYFDIFYNQPLPPGMIPYLRLVALGGTDAFLLEALFRNTVWSHLELPVSRDNEELLCRVVREACKSALAGYHTTIEEDNKLKEAKLDSRLAIAVGIREGEKKVLQQIDEVFKEKELELDQLEYYQERRLKDLGLCGESGDILGDLEKFM